The Xenorhabdus poinarii G6 nucleotide sequence TAACCCTTTATCCATGCTTGGCGCTACGGGCTGGAGATGATGAGATGATAAATATAACGCTCGGCTCACAAAAGCCGAGCGTTATATTAAGGGGGTTAATGAAGAGAGAATAGCGGGCTTAATTAAGATAAAGCGTCAACGCCATACCGGGTTTCATGTCTTTAACTTTGACGTTCTCATTCCAATTTCTGAGATCATTAAGGTTGACATCATGGTATTTAGCGATGCTGGAAAAGGAATCACCTTTTTGGACATGATAGGTGATTGGGCCATCGTTATTGATTTTCAGTACTTGACCAATTTTGAGCCGATCAGCCGTTTTTAACCCATTCAATCTCTGCAAGTTTCGGTGAGTGGTATTGAAGTGCTTCGCAATCGTGGACAAAGTATCTCCGGCACGAACGATATAGTGGTTTCTTTGCTGCAACTGGCGGGTAGTTTGGGCGACCTCTCGTTGGATGTCTTTCAGGACATTCTTGTTTGCCAACGACATTTTAAATTGGTTGATGTTCTTTCTTGGCAGCATGATGTAATGCGGTCCGTGAGGAGAGGTCATCCCCCGTTTATACCCTGGGTTATATGCCTTGATCGATGTCAACGATAGTCCGGATAGCTCAGCCGCTTGTGACAACATGATTTGCTGCCCGACTTCCACCTTAGCCAGTGCTTGTTGGCTGTTAGGTTCAGGAAGTGCAAAGCCAAATTTGTCGTTATGGCGAATAATATCACTCAATGCCAGTATCTTGGGGACATAATGCATGGTTTCCCGTGGCAGTGACAATGACCAGAAATCTGTCGGTTTTCCTTGAGCTTGATTTTCTCTGATTGCACGCCTGACCCGACCTTCACCACTGTTGTAGGCGGCTATGGTCAAAAGCCAATCACCATTAAATTGTGTATTGAGAGATTGCAGCATATCAAGCGCTCCCGTTGTTGATGCAGCAACATCACGACGGGCATCGAACCATTTATCTTGCGTCAAGCCATAATGACGACCTGTACTTGGGATAATCTGCCATAGTCCCGCCGCCTTGGCGTAAGAGGTGGCATGCGGGTTAAAAGCGCTCTCTACGACAGGCAACAATACCAGCTCCATTGGCATATGCCGAGCATCAATCTGCTCGACGATCCAATAGATGTACGGCCCTGCGCGCAATATCACATTTTGGAGATATTTCTTATGTTTCAAATAATAACTTTGCTGTTCGCTTATCCTGTTATTGTCAGGAACTTCCATCTTCAACTCATCGCGAATATGTCCCCACAAATCTTGTCGGGCCGTTGGGCTTGCCTTCCAGTTTGCAGGATCTTCTGATCCCGCAATACTCTCTGTTCTCTGATTCGTTGAAGACATCTTCTGTGCTTGTTGCTGGGAAGGAACCTTTGGTTGCAGGCTCGATTGACACCCAGCAAGAAGCACAGAGGCGAATAAGATTGCTTTTGTCTTCATATTTACGTTTTGATGCTTGTCTAAAAGGTGAGCAATAATACTGACCTATGACTGAGAAGACAACCCAATAAAATTAAAATCTGTCTTTATAAGTCCTTAGCTGCTGAAAAACAGAAGAAAGTGCTCTTGAATTAGGTTTGATACCAATATTTTTTTGTAAATCAATATTGTGACAATTTAAAAAGATATTGATTTTTTTCTCTGTTTGTAAAATTGTGGGGACTGTTGACTGATTGTTTTTACGCAGGTTAAGTGTTTCTTGATAATAATCGTCAATAATCGGGTTATTAGGTAATACTGTTTTGGCAAATTTCATATTTGCGACAGTATATTCGTGGGCGCAGCAGATCACGGTCTCATCGGGTAATGATAAGATTTTACCAAGCGAGGAAAACATCTGTTCGGCTGTACCTTCAAACAGACGTCCACAACCGCCAGAAAATAGCGTATCGCCACAAAAGAGATAGGGTGCCTGATAGAAGGCAATATGACCAAGTGTATGCCCTGGTAGCCCGATGACACGGAAAGAAAAACATCCTATCTCAACAGTGTTATGCTCGTAGACAATGTGGGTTGCCCCTTTGTGTTGTGTTTCTTCAGGACCATATACGGGTAATTCCGGGTATTGTTTGCGTAGTCCGGGAACGCCGCCAACGTGATCATTATGGTGGTGTGTCAGCAGAATTGCTGCCGGAATAAGCTGATTGGCTGCTAGAATATCAATGACAGGCTGTGATTCAGCGGGATCGACAATGACACACTGTTTTTTTTCATCGCAGAGTAACCAGATGTAATTATCTGAAAGGGCAGGGAGCCTGATAAGCTTCATGATACGCCTCATTTGCATAGTGGATTTATCGTCGGTTGAAAGAGAGATGACATGCGATCAGCACGTTCAGTCAAGCAAATAACGCCTCCTGACTCTTGGGCTGAGTTGCCTTGGGGAGAATATTACCGCGCCGCTTTGGAACATCAATTAGCACCCTGGTGGCCAAAAATATTTGGTTTTCATTTAGTCAAAGTCGGCAACTTGAGTACCGAAATTGATACCCGCCCTTGTTTAGTCAGCCATCAAGTCAATATTGGCTTGCAAGGAAAAAATCTGGATGTCATTACTGATCCTCATTATCTCCCGTTTGCCAGTAAATCGGTTGATGCTTGTTTGCTGGCGCATATACTGACTTATAGTATGACCCCCCATTGGCTATTAAGGGAAGTCGATAGGATTATGATCGATGATGGTTGGTTAGTCATCAGTGGTTTTAACCCGATAAGTCTATTAGGTGTCAAGAAAATAACCGCCCAAATTGGTTGTCGGCAGCCTTGTCAGGCTCAGATGTTTTCAATACGGCGCCAGTTAGATTGGCTGCGTCTTCTGAATTATGAAGTGATGCATCACGCGAATTTTCATGTTTTGCCGTGGCAGAAAAGCGAAAAGCGTTTTCTGCCGTCTGATCGGTCAATGTTTGGTTGTCTAAATGTGATTATTGCCCGCAAGCGGACAATACCGTTGACATTGAATCCCAGGCGAGCAACATTGTTGAAACCGAAATTCAGTAATGCGTTAGGCGCAGCGAAAAAGATCCATCGGCGCTTTTAATGAATGGATTAATTTTTGTTTTCAGCTTTGTTTGCAATATAGCCAGTATCCACCTGAGTAGGGGTATTGGCGGCTGTACGAGCCAGCTCATCACATAACTCATTTTCTCGATGCCCGGCATGACCTTTGACCCAACGCCAATCAATCTCGTGACGTGAGATGGCGTTATCGAGCCGCTGCCAAAGATCAACATTGATAACTGGGGATTTGTCCGCCTTTTTCCAGCCGCGTTTCTTCCAGTTATGTATCCATTGAGTGATCCCCTGGCGTACATACTGGCTGTCTGTCGTCAAAATCACACGACAAGGACGTTTAAGTGTTTCAAGACCTATGATGGCGGCCATTAATTCCATACGGTTATTGGTGGTATGAAAATACCCCTCACTCAGCGTCTTTTCTGTTTGTTGATAGCGCAGTAAAACGCCATATCCGCCGGGGCCGGGATTGCCGAGACAAGAACCATCGGTGAAAATTTCTATCTGTTTGTTCATCTTTGATAGACTCTTCCTATATCATCTTTCATCAAAACACTAAGTCTGACACAAAAAAACACTATGAACACTGCAATTACCCGACAAATCGTCCTCGATACCGAAACCACCGGTATGAACAAGTTAGGTGTTCACTACGAGGGTCATAACATCATTGAGATTGGGGCTGTGGAGGTGATTAATCGCCGTCTGACAGGGCGCCATTTTCATCTTTATATTAAGCCGGAACGCATGGTTGATCCGGAAGCGTTTGAAGTTCACGGTATCAGTGATGAATTTTTGCAGGATAAACCGATATTTGCTGACATCGCTGATGAATTCATTGCGTTTATTCGTGGTGCTGAGTTGATTATTCACAACGCAGCGTTTGATATCGGCTTTATGGATTATGAGTTCAGCAAACTGAACCGGGATATTCCACCAACGGCTGATTTTTGTACGATTACCGATAGTTTGATGCTGGCGAGGGCGCTGTTCCCCGGCAAACGTAACAATCTTGATGCGTTGTGTGACCGTTATCATATTGATAACTCAAAACGTACTCTCCACGGCGCATTACTCGATGCCGAGATCCTGGCTGAAGTTTATCTGGCAATGACCGGTGGCCAGACATCCTTGGCTTTTTCAATGGAAGGGGAAACATCAGGCAGTGACCAGGTTGCAGAAATCAAGAAAATTACTCGTCCCCAGACCGGACTGAAAATTGTTTATGCGTCTGATGAAGAGTTAACGCAGCATGAATCTCGTTTAGATCTGGTGGAAAAGAAAGGAGGGAGCTGTCTTTGGCGTTCAAAAGCTGGACAGTCACATGAATAAAATCAGCACAAAATGGGCAAAATGCGTAGTTAAGGTGAAAAAACAGGCAGATGAACCATTTTGTGATAAAAAGCGATTGACGGATTTTACGGTAGCCCGTATTATCCACCCCGTTCTCAACCAGAACGCCATGCGGTGCGGTAGTTCAGTTGGTTAGAATACCGGCCTGTCACGCCGGGGGTCGCGGGTTCGAGTCCCGTCCGCACCGCCAGAATTTAGAAGCCCTGAGTTTTAACTCAGGGCTTTTTCTTTTTTGCTATATCTTCCAACAAAAAGCCGACAACACGCCACTGAGAGACTGAAAAGTGGCGTGGTGACGTTTAGCCAGTTATTTCCGATGAGTGGTTGTCACGTTAATCATAGCCTTAGGCACTGCATTCCTTTTTCCGTTCTTTCCCTAAATAGCGTTGGTTAATTAGCCAATAGACGAAGCTTGCCAATAATAATGAGTTAACGGCCGGTACTCCCCAATGGACACCTAAGCCAACCACACTGCCGATAATGCTGGCAATTATAGCGGCCCAGCCGATGGTGGGTGTGGTATGTGGAAGTTCGCCTTGTGCCTTGCTCTCATCCAACGCCTGGCGATGGGAACGCAGGATATAATAATCAACCAGCATTACCCCGAGAATGGGTGGGAAAACAACACCCAGGACTGTCAAAAAATCCACAAACCGTTCCAGAATACCCAAAATAGAAAGCAGCGTGCCGAGTATTCCAATGACAATGGCTGTTGGGGGATAGCGAAGTTTTTTACCTGTGATGCCCTCTACGGCGTTGATAATACCTAAAGAGGAAGAATACAGGTTCAAATCGTTAACCCGCAATGTGGAGAAAACGACGACCAGCAGACCTGCGCCTCCTGCGACTTGTGACATAATAGTGACCACATCCGATGTATGCAGGGTTTTTGCAATCAGGATCGCCAGGCCATTAATGACAAACTCTCCGGCGATCATCGTCAGCAGGGTAATGCCAAACACATGCGTGCCGGATTTCGTGTAGCGGGTCAGATCTGGTGTCATCAAGCTGGCCACAATCGCCCCCCCCACAACAATCGTGATACCTGCGCTGATAGACAAGGTTTCACCAAAATGAGGTAACTTAATGATTTCACTGAGTGGTTGATCTGCATGGACAGATAAGACGCTCGTGGAGATATAGGCGACCAGCAGGATAAACAAGGGAACTGCGATTCTGGCGGTAAATTGCAACGCTTTAAAGCCAAAGGCGACCAATGTTGTCAATACTATGCCAGACAGTGCCGCCGCCCAACCAAATCCAAGTTTATTGCCGGTGGCAAAATTAAGGGAATGGGCGAAAATGGCGTTTTGAATACCAAACCAACCTAATAAGCTGACAGCAATAACGAGGCCAATACATATTGATCCTATGCGGCCAAAACCACACCAGCGAGCCAATAAACTGCCGGATAAGCCTTCCCGCATTCCCGCCAGACCAAGGCCGAATGTGACAATGCCAAAGATCAGGCTACCGATAAAAATAGCGATAAAGGCGTCGAACAGATCCATCGCGCCCCCGAGCACTGCGCCAAGCATAAATTGATCTAATGCCGTTAACATCCCCATATGAACAATAGCGACGCTGAATAATGATACACGCTGTGTTTGTGGCACGCGTGTCAGTGGGCAGTGTTTAATTTTTAGTACGACCATCTTCTTTTTAACTTCTTTAGATAAATAATACGCCTTTTTTAATTAGGCGTTCCGGTATATAGCTGTCTAATTGTAATTGTCGGCAAAACTCTTCAAATTGCTGGATTGAATGGACATCCGCTTTTTGATAGATGTTGTAAACTCTATTTTCTATCGTCTTGCGGCTAACATTGTATATCTGAGCAATTTCTTTATTTGAGCGTCGTTGCAGCATCAAGAAGATGATATCTAACTCACTTTGCGTAAATAACCCCGTCGTTGCTTCTGTCGTGATGACACTGGGCTTGTGGTGGTTAATGTATTTTAAAGGAGAAAAGCTATTCAGTGGCTTGGCATTCCAAACGATTCCGATGCACTTTTTTTCCGCGTTATACACGGGGAATTTTTCACTAATGAATGGCGTCAGACAATCTTTTCCGTACCAATAATGAGTTTCTATAATGGAGACGCTATCTTTTGACTCCTCGGTTCTCCGATCATGCTCTTTAAGATCGTGTGAAAACTGATCGTCAGACCAGTCCGTTGGAAATTCACAGTCTAATTTACCTTCAACTTCAAAGTGCTTTGGTGTGTTGGTATAAAGGTAAGCTGCTTTATTCATATAGATATGTCTGGAACACAAATCCTTAATTCCCCAGGGTTCACGGAGGTGCTCCGTCATGGCGATTATCCCCTTAAAATAGGGTTCATTATTTTTATAGGATAAACTCATCGCTGTCTCATAAAATAGATGCTTGTTAACTTATCTTCCTGCCTTTAGTGGTGCGATTGCGAATAAACGCTGACATGCATTGTGTAAACGATCGTATGCTTTACCCTCTCTTGCTTTGTGAGGGGGAATAAATGTACTTTGAGATGAGATGGATATATCTTCATCAATGATGGTCTCCTGGCTGCATGGGGAAATAAAAAATATGAACATAAGTAATATTTTCTATATTTAATTCTGTTATTTTGCGATTTATTATCTGTTTTGTGAGTTTTTATTGGAATATATATTATTAAGTGAATATTTTCCATAAAAAATAATTTTGTTAAGTAATTAAATGATTCAATCATAAATGTTTTTGCTATCACTTTTTCTGTTTTATGGCAAGAGTGTTTTTCACCCTTTATTGTATTTATAAAAAGTGTTTAATCTGGAAGGTCATGTAAATTAGTGAGTTATTTTTCTGGGCGTTAGTATGTATAAGAAACAAAAAATGGAACACCTGAGAAAAAATTTGCAGTACTTGCTGAATTCCAGGGGAGAAACAAGAGTATCACTTTGTGATCAAACCGGGCTTAACCGTACAACCCTCTATAATATCTTAGATGGCAGGGTGCAACGCGTTCACTTTTCCACTATACAGAAAGTCTCTCATTTCTTTGGTGTATCTTATGGCGAAATAGAAGCAACGGACATCGCAGAAAAAGAGCGCCTGGATAGGGTTGTCGCTTATGAAGGCAACATGAATCCAAGTGCTGTTCCGATATTTATGCAATCTGAATGCATTATTCCAGCCTTTTTTGACAGTAAGATAGGTGCTCTTATGATGGAGAGACAACTGACTTATTATTTTGGTACAGGCGCTAATATTGTCGCCGTTTTACTTGAGAATGATTTTTCAGAACAATATGATGCCGGTGATTTATTAATCATCAAAAGGGGGCATTACCAGAATAACAATCCAAAATTATATTTTGATCCAACACAGCAGCAGTTTCATATCAACGTATTGCATGATGAAAATGGGGATCACTTGAGGGTGATTGGCGATATTATCGAAGCGCGGTTTGGGTATGGGAAGAAAATATAAGCTATTTTCTATCGATTCAGTAGGCTAGCGTTAGCCAAGCCCGTTGATATGGTTTTGTCGATTTGATTGAGGTCACCTGACTTGGGCTTACTACTGGGATTAGCAAAATCCGCCGTAAACCCTCTTTACGGCGGGGAGCAGTCACAGAGCAGATATAGTATGATTAAGTGAATATTTCATTTTATATCAGTTAATTATCTTAATTTCGCCGGTTTTTTGTTGCTATTTCGATCAATTTCAACAGATTAATTCACCATTAAAATCAACATTTGTGTTTTTATTTGTTGATTTTAATATTTGTCTGGTGTATTAATTGCCCTGTCAAAACATAAGGTAAAATTTATAATTTGCTTGAGTAGCCGATGAGGGAGGCAAGTCTCCCTTTATAAAGATAAAGGCAAATTATTTTCATTATTTTTAATAATAATTTCACTCGCCCACACCAGGGTAATCATAGTCTGTTTTTTAAGCTTGTGGTTGTGATAGCCAGTCTCTTAATCGGCAGTATTGGGTTAGGAGGCTGGTACTATCATCTTACCGCCGTTCTCTTGTAAAGACGGCGCTCGCCTTTTTTCGCCATTTCAGTTGTCAGATGATGCGTTGTTAAGATTCCTAAGGCTTCAATCGCTTGTGGGACGGTATCGTGCTGTTTAATCATCCCATTGGCGGCTTCCTTTTAACATTATCGGTAAATTCTGGGGCGTTCTTCGTTTTCTAATACGATCTGAATTAACGTCATGTTATTCCTTTACCAACGTGCCGGGATTGATTAACGCACAATTGTGTGCGAGACGTAAAAAAGGGATGCCGAATTTCTAGAAATTTATTTAAATAAACGAAAAGTGATTTGGTTAAGTGAATTTAAGCCAGATTATTTTGCTTGTGATTTAATAATTTTATTTTAAATGTTATTAAATTCACATAATCACAACGATTGGTATTTACTCCGCTTGTTATTTTTAGCAAAATTCACCGTCTTTTAATACGCTTAGAATAGTATAGTTGCATATATTGCAAAGGAAAAAACAACGTTATGAGAATGAAAGCCCTTGTTGCAGTGGCCATTTCTGCTGTAATTTTGACAGGTTGTAAGAATATGGATCAGGGAATGCTGGTCAGCTCTGGAATGCAATTATTCAAAGCGGCGACGCTAAATGATGCTGATGTTAAACAGTTATCTGAACAATCATGTAAGAATATGGATGCACAAAATAAAGTTGCACCAGCTTCCAGCCAATACGCGAAGCGTCTGAAAAAAATCGCCAAAGCATTAGGGAGCGAAGTTAACGGTACGCAAGTTAACTATAAAGTTTATCTGACTAATGATGTGAACGCATGGGCTATGGCTAACGGTTGTGTGCGTGTATACAGCGGCCTGATGGACATGATGAATGACAATGAAGTCGAAGGCGTCCTGGGTCATGAAATGGGTCACGTTGCGCTGGGTCACACCCGTAAAGCCATTCAGGTTGCTTATGCGACCGTTGCTGCACGTACCGCAGTGGCATCAGCCGGTGGTGTAGCCGCACAGCTAAGCGATTCTCAGCTGGCAGCGATGGGTGAAAAACTGATCCATTCGCAGTTCTCTCAGCATCAGGAAAGTGAGGCTGATGATTTCTCTTATGATTTGTTGAAAAAACGCAATATCAATACTGGCGGTTTAGTGACCAGTTTCGAGAAGCTGGCAAAAGTGGGTAGTGGTGAAAGCAGTATGTTCGATTCACACCCACCTTCACAAGAGCGAGCTCAACATCTTCGTGAGCGTATCGCAGCAGACAAAAAATAATCTGTTCTGTACCGATTGGAGCGGTGTTACTGGCACCGCTTTTTTGCATTTTCAGACACGATCCCCGATTGAACTTCTTTTCTCTGCCAATCCTCTTCCTTACCGACGTTCTCAGTAGGACGCGTCAGCGATAGGCAAAAATGTGTTGCATGGCGGCGATCAGGTGTTGGTTTTCCCACACACTGCGCACGGCCAGGCGATAATAACGTTCGTCTAAATGCTATAATAACGGTTTTAGGTTTGTATAAAAAAAATGCAAACAAGCCCTTTTGGTGTTATTGTTGTGTTCAATAAATAGGTATCTGATAATCAGTAGTCTATCAACCCAAAAGGACGAAAAAATGGCTGTCATCACAATGAACACACATAACGCGATTAAATCTCTGAAAGAATCGGGTATGGATGAAGCCCAAGCTGAGAAAATTGTAGAAATCATTGCAGATTTGCAGAATGTGAGTGTGGCTACAAAAGAGGATTTAAAACAAACTGAAAATAATCTAAAAGCTGATCTGGTAGCCATTAAAAATGATTTGGATTGGCTGAAAAAATTGATCGTCACTATAGGGATTGCAGTCGTTATTGCAGCCATTAAATATATTTTTATCGGTTGATTCATATATGGGGTATATTGCCTCATTTTTAGACGAAAGATATGATGCGTCTAATTAAAAATGCCATCCCCCGTCAACAAATGATTGACATATATCTGCAAGCAATTTCTATCGTGACAGCCATCATATAGCACGCCATTAAAAAAGCACAAAAATATCAAATTAACGCTTTAACTTATTGATGTTAATCATATTCATATGGAAGTCATTATTCGATTTTTTATTAGGCTAGGGGAAACTCTAGCCACTGACAAGATAGTGTGAAAAACAAATGATTCAGCCCATTCCCTTTGCCAACATGCATCTCCACAATGGTGAGGAAAAAACCTGGTTTGATGGTGCGATCATTTAGGATGGTTTGGTGATCGGAAGCTACCTGCATGGTTTGTTTGATCAAGATGCGTTTGCCCGCCCGTCTGTGTGAACATCTGGATATCAGGCAGATTTATCACATCATCAATGAATATAAATCATGTCTTATCACAAATTGATGAAGAAAAATTAAGCTAAAATAGCGCATGATGTCATGATGTCTGGCGAGATAACACGTTACACAATGAGGTCATACCATGATTTTGGTCACCGGGGGAGCTCGTAGCGGCAAAAGTCGCTATGCCGAACGTTTGCTGGCTAAACAGTGTGAACAGGTGCTCTATATTGCGACGGCACAGGCCACTGATGAGGAGATGGCCGCTCGAATTGAGCGCCACAAACAAACGCGTCCCGCGCATTGGCGGACTTGGGAAGGTCATCAGGATTTAGGCGCGGTGATCCGCCGGTATCGTCAAGAGCAAGAGGGGGTGATACTTGAATGTGTGACCACATTCATTGCCAACTTATTGTTTGACTTAGCGGAAGGGGTTTCCGCCGATGAACTGGATTTTGCATCATTGGAGGTGTTCATCCAGCATCAGCTTGATGACGTCATTGAGGCCAGCTTGGTGTGTCCAAAACCCGTGTATTTGGTGAGCAATGAATTGGGAATGGGTGTCATCCCTGAAAATCGATTGGCGCGCCATTTTGTTGATATTGCCGGGCGTGCTAACCAAAAATTGGCACAGGCAGCGAAAGAAGTTTGGTTGATGGTTTCAGGCATTGGAGTAAAGATTAAGTGAAACCACGTCTTTTTTGGGCCACATTACAATTTATGACACGGCTGCCGATCCCGGAAAAATGGGCAGACGGTGTCGATTTTCGTCAATATTGGCGGGGCGTTCCTTATTTTCCACTGATTGGCATGATGATTGGCGCTTTGGCGGGGCTGGTGTCACTGTCTGTCAGTCTGTCGGGGGGAGGAATGTATACCGGCGCGATGGGTTATGTGCTGGTTTTGGCTTTTTTGACCGGTGGGCTACATCTGGACGGGCTGGCAGATACGTGTGATGGGATTTTTTCCTCCCGTCAGCGCGAAAAGAAGCTGGCGATCATGCGTGATAGCCGGCTCGGCACGTATGGTGGTATCGCGTTAATTTTCTGTATTGTCAGCAAACTCTTCGCTGTTGTTGAATTATCCTATCATTCTCCCCTTTACTTGCTTGCGTTGTTGACGTGTGCCCCGATTGTCGGGCGAACAGCCGTCGTCCTTTTAATGTATGAGCAACGTTATGCCCGTGACAGCGAAGGTATGGGAAGCAGCTATATCGGGCGCATGACGCCGTCGACAACCATGCTGACGTTATTGGTGGGCATTGTATTAGTGCTCACCCTGGGAAACTGGAATGCACTGTCGGCCATGATGATGTCATTGTTTGTCGTCTATGGGCTGGCGTTTTATTTCAGTTATCATCTTGGCGGGCAAACCGGCGATACTTTGGGGGCGGCTATCGAAGTGGGAGAAGTGGTGTTTTTGTTAACGATGATTTGGAAATAGAGAACCCGGCAGCTGCTGGCCAGATGAACAGAGACAACGATTTATGAAACGACAATTTATGCAACCGTCATCGATTACGTTACCCGCATTAATCGATGCGATTCGGCCCTTGGATCAGGGCAAGATGGAAAAAGCGGCGCAGCATATTGACAGCCTGCTCAAACCATTGGGGAGTCTGGGGCGTCTTGAAACCTTGGCAATACAATTA carries:
- the cobS gene encoding adenosylcobinamide-GDP ribazoletransferase yields the protein MKPRLFWATLQFMTRLPIPEKWADGVDFRQYWRGVPYFPLIGMMIGALAGLVSLSVSLSGGGMYTGAMGYVLVLAFLTGGLHLDGLADTCDGIFSSRQREKKLAIMRDSRLGTYGGIALIFCIVSKLFAVVELSYHSPLYLLALLTCAPIVGRTAVVLLMYEQRYARDSEGMGSSYIGRMTPSTTMLTLLVGIVLVLTLGNWNALSAMMMSLFVVYGLAFYFSYHLGGQTGDTLGAAIEVGEVVFLLTMIWK